From one Kiritimatiellia bacterium genomic stretch:
- a CDS encoding ATP-binding protein: protein MKQRSKKTQFPPESETVEWKQSLGEWKEIVETCAAFATAQGGTVYVGISPEGKRVGVQIGQGTIEDIANKIRINADPPQFPSIAISGPENSAVLKIHIEQNPVKPVWAFGRPMKRVGRTNQHLRRDESQRLLEISTGRTWDTFVCSEFIDKDISKKAVKEFLRRAGMKMSTSVEDVMRNLKLVTHSGFTNAAVLLFGKYPQRFFVEAQTKCARFKGTSSVHFLDERTLEGPILEQLDNAMAFVTRNTRQAIVITGRPERDIIPEYPDDAVREAITNALCHRNYAEVGTIQVRIYDNCLEVWNPGSLPNDISVSELYHKHRSCPRNMLLAGALFRARLIEHWGTGTLRIIEACKKHNIKVEFENKASTFIVRLKQRSQRVGSPTQSPTQSGDPVTRLLSALQTGELSSGELRNMLGIKHRPTFRQNYLHPALSSHLITLTIPDKPNSRLQKYRLTEKGKAMLS from the coding sequence GTGAAACAGCGATCTAAAAAAACGCAGTTTCCGCCCGAAAGCGAAACGGTGGAATGGAAGCAGTCGCTCGGCGAATGGAAAGAAATCGTCGAAACGTGCGCTGCTTTTGCCACGGCCCAGGGCGGAACCGTCTATGTTGGCATCAGCCCGGAGGGTAAACGAGTCGGTGTTCAGATTGGCCAAGGGACGATCGAAGATATCGCCAATAAAATCAGGATCAACGCCGATCCTCCTCAATTCCCCTCCATCGCTATCTCTGGCCCAGAAAATTCGGCGGTTTTAAAGATTCATATTGAGCAGAATCCTGTAAAACCAGTCTGGGCTTTCGGACGGCCGATGAAACGAGTCGGCAGAACCAACCAGCACCTTCGGCGTGACGAATCTCAGCGGTTGTTGGAGATTTCAACGGGACGCACATGGGACACCTTTGTCTGCAGTGAGTTCATAGACAAAGATATCAGCAAAAAGGCGGTCAAGGAATTTCTCAGACGAGCCGGAATGAAGATGTCCACATCGGTCGAAGACGTCATGAGGAATCTCAAGCTCGTGACCCATAGTGGTTTCACCAATGCTGCCGTTCTACTGTTTGGCAAGTACCCCCAGCGTTTCTTTGTGGAAGCACAGACAAAGTGCGCCCGTTTTAAGGGCACAAGTTCTGTCCATTTCCTCGATGAACGTACATTGGAGGGGCCTATTCTGGAACAACTCGACAATGCCATGGCATTTGTCACCCGCAATACCCGCCAGGCAATAGTCATTACAGGCAGGCCCGAGCGTGATATTATTCCAGAGTATCCGGACGATGCTGTTCGCGAAGCCATTACCAACGCCCTATGTCATCGCAACTACGCCGAGGTTGGAACTATACAGGTTCGAATTTACGATAACTGTCTTGAGGTCTGGAATCCAGGCTCTCTTCCGAATGATATCTCTGTTAGCGAGCTATATCACAAGCACCGTTCATGCCCCCGGAACATGCTATTGGCTGGCGCTCTTTTCAGGGCACGGCTCATAGAGCATTGGGGTACGGGTACGCTTCGGATCATTGAGGCGTGCAAGAAACACAACATCAAGGTTGAATTCGAGAACAAGGCCAGTACGTTTATCGTCCGCCTTAAACAGAGGTCTCAAAGGGTAGGGTCGCCGACCCAGTCGCCGACCCAGTCGGGCGACCCAGTCACACGCCTGCTGTCCGCGTTGCAAACCGGTGAGTTATCTTCCGGTGAACTGCGGAACATGTTGGGCATCAAGCACAGGCCAACGTTTCGGCAAAACTATCTTCATCCGGCACTATCTTCTCATTTGATTACGCTTACCATTCCCGACAAGCCCAACAGCCGGCTTCAGAAATATCGGCTGACGGAAAAGGGTAAGGCCATGCTGTCGTAA
- a CDS encoding ERCC4 domain-containing protein: protein MDDNIPQWVFPEPDKFGFSEGGIKIETSYNRSRPLEIVADDREQPSGVIEHLLSHEVFRVTVRRLKLGDYLVGNRVLIERKTVSDLSASIIDGRLFRQACLLAESAYRPLMLIEGHVSEGDVSGVSREAIQGALITLAIFLNIPCLRSFDVKESANLIYYAGLQMHRNISRGVYRHGYRPKRRRNRQLFILQGLPGIGPARAERLLETFGSIENVFHADVETLSRVVGIGRKTAEAIRELVGPDVDRNSE from the coding sequence ATGGATGACAACATTCCGCAATGGGTTTTTCCTGAGCCAGACAAGTTCGGCTTCAGCGAAGGAGGAATCAAGATAGAGACTTCATACAATCGCTCAAGACCATTGGAGATTGTGGCAGACGATCGCGAGCAACCGTCGGGCGTGATCGAACACCTGCTGTCACATGAGGTGTTCCGGGTTACCGTTCGCCGCTTGAAACTGGGCGACTATCTGGTCGGTAATCGCGTGCTCATTGAGCGCAAAACGGTTTCCGATCTCTCGGCTTCAATCATTGACGGACGTTTATTTCGCCAGGCATGTCTCCTTGCGGAAAGCGCTTATCGTCCCCTCATGCTTATAGAAGGGCATGTTTCCGAGGGGGATGTATCCGGCGTAAGCAGAGAGGCTATTCAGGGAGCACTCATTACACTCGCCATTTTCTTGAATATTCCCTGCCTGCGTTCTTTTGATGTAAAGGAAAGCGCAAATCTAATCTATTACGCGGGGTTACAAATGCATCGCAACATCAGCCGCGGTGTATATCGGCATGGCTATCGTCCAAAACGTCGAAGAAACAGACAGCTTTTCATCCTTCAAGGGCTTCCCGGCATTGGTCCGGCCCGGGCCGAGCGGTTGCTGGAGACATTTGGCAGTATTGAGAACGTATTCCATGCCGATGTCGAAACGTTGTCACGTGTTGTTGGGATAGGACGTAAAACAGCAGAAGCCATCAGGGAACTGGTTGGTCCTGACGTTGACCGGAATTCAGAATAG
- a CDS encoding calcium-binding protein, translating into MIEEATVDCYNESEQVTGLFTMLEENLALPFRTTLLGMEVAVEKIDLNDAEEIVVVCKRGSERQRVPILDLPLPTPKPVGSDWIEAYREWAKG; encoded by the coding sequence ATGATAGAAGAGGCTACGGTAGACTGTTACAACGAATCCGAACAGGTCACCGGACTGTTCACGATGCTGGAAGAAAATTTAGCTCTTCCATTTAGGACTACCTTGCTCGGCATGGAGGTCGCAGTCGAGAAAATCGATCTAAACGATGCAGAGGAAATCGTGGTGGTCTGCAAACGAGGTTCGGAGAGACAGCGGGTGCCGATCCTTGATTTGCCTTTGCCGACTCCAAAACCGGTCGGGTCAGATTGGATTGAAGCGTATCGTGAATGGGCGAAAGGATAA
- a CDS encoding winged helix-turn-helix domain-containing protein produces the protein MGIKHGLIGVWSCVEACSSFRAHYDAQAGFPQPRHLFSRCKHLYFYYDHPLFGFMSVRLQTWFPYGIQIAFNNRFMDQMAAVKDTQPFRQILDALSKPRLQNSRRIRSLEITGKDREFLQALSDPKFAVSGLTNKDLRQILRLTPWAKGGSEKQLSARISRHLRLMREHGLIRKMPNQRRYLLTSSGQILTTAHIFHPTSSLPGILFLLLITAFDISGAIKYSCRFWRPN, from the coding sequence TTGGGCATCAAACACGGTCTCATCGGCGTCTGGTCCTGCGTCGAAGCCTGTTCCTCTTTCCGCGCCCACTATGACGCCCAGGCCGGTTTCCCTCAGCCGCGGCATCTCTTTTCCCGCTGCAAACATCTTTACTTTTATTACGACCATCCCCTCTTCGGCTTTATGAGTGTCCGCCTCCAAACCTGGTTTCCCTACGGCATTCAGATCGCATTCAACAACCGCTTCATGGATCAAATGGCTGCCGTTAAAGACACGCAACCCTTCCGCCAAATCCTTGATGCTCTCTCAAAACCACGCCTTCAAAACTCCCGCCGTATCCGCTCCCTGGAAATAACCGGCAAAGACCGGGAATTCCTTCAGGCCTTGTCCGATCCGAAGTTTGCCGTCTCCGGCCTGACCAATAAAGACCTGCGTCAAATACTCCGCCTTACCCCCTGGGCCAAGGGCGGATCCGAAAAACAGCTTTCCGCCCGCATCAGCCGCCATTTGCGCCTTATGCGCGAGCACGGCCTCATCCGCAAAATGCCCAACCAGCGCCGTTATCTTCTCACTTCCTCAGGCCAAATATTAACCACCGCGCATATATTTCATCCCACATCATCCTTACCCGGCATTCTTTTCTTGCTTCTCATCACGGCTTTTGACATTTCAGGTGCTATCAAATACAGTTGCCGCTTTTGGCGGCCTAATTGA